CCTTATAGCAAAAGGTGTTGTTTAGCTTCCATATATAAACCTATTCTGAGAAACCTTAACCATTTTCCAAGCATACCTCCCTTCATTTAAGTCTTTCCTCTCGCTTGCTCCCTCCATTTTCTCCTCACATCATAGCCTTCACTGTGTATCTCTGTTGCCGTTGCCGTTGCCGAACCACCACTAGTAAGCCCAACCTGCCTTTTGATATGAGGGGGTCGCTGATAGCTCGAAAATCCTTAGAAGTTGGGTCAGTTCGATAATGACATACCGATTCCTGCCTCTGTCAGGGTTGGAAGGCAGAAGGGGTGATTTCCAACCTAATCGAGTCAGTGCCCACCGTTACTCATTGATTTCTCATAGAGCACTACTTTCATTTCATAGCTGCATGTAAGTTTTTGAATGTTGTTATGCCCCTCCATCTTGCAGTTTCATTTGTAATCCCATAGTGGATTTTGGTTGTTGTTTCCCTAGATGTAGGCGTGGAGTCTAAACCACGTTAAATCTGATTGTCTCGTATACATGCAATTTTACTAGGAGGTGATGGTGACTTCCATAGTAGGGAAATGTAAAGTAAAGTTTTAGTGGTGAGCATTGGATTCTTGGTGTAACTGGCATTTGAATTGTTATGAAAAGGCTTCTACTCAAGGGGTTGGCTAGCAGAAGTGGAGCTTGGTATGGTATGATAGAAGATTCACTCTTGGAGGAGGAAATTTTGTTGGGATATCCATTTGTAAGTGGTTAATTGGTTAAGTGGTCCACTCTCACATCGAGCAGTAGTGACAAAAGTTAGTGGTTAATATGACATTGTAGGGAGTAAATCTATTGtagaaatttgtaataaaatataaaatggaagaaaatatgGTGGAAGTAGAGAGAAAGGGGGGCGAGATTTTGGAGTGGTTCGGCCTTAGAGGCCTACGTCCACCATTGGGAAGTGCCCTTTAGGGCTGCATTTTGCTTTTATTGACCTATACATGTTTGCAATACAAATTatcctatttataggaaaatgaAGTAGGTGGAGTGATATTACAATCACTCATCTATGGTAAATTCTCTAGTAAGGAAACTCTCTCAAACCTAATACGTAAGTGTCCTATATTCTGACatcctcctcaaactcaaggtagaAGAAGCTTGAGTCTAGCTTGAGTTTGTAAAGAaaatagcttcttttttttttttcaattgaagtGGATCTGGTGTGGCTAGGACAAATGTATATGTGTGAGTTCGGCCCTCAGATGCGTTGATGAATAGATGGGGATCGTGTGCTGCAATGGCAAAAAGCTGGATGTGAGCTCATATAGGGCTAGAATCAGGTGCGACATGAAGCCAATTTTGGGTGTGAAACAAGGCAATGGATCTAGTCATGCTAGTAGGAGATGGTGTTGGTCCGAACAGGGACTGGGTGGTGGCCATCGATGGACAGAGTGGCTGTTGACGATGGATGTCTAAATGGTGGACCACGATGGGCCGATAGTAGCAGCCAGATAATTGGGTCGTGATGCTAGGCTGACAAGGGCCGAAATATTGGGCCAAACTAGACCGGAGGTAGGGCCAACTATAGGCCGAAGAATGGGTTATTTGGGTCGAATCGAGTCACATGAGACTATTGGTGATGTGTAGAAGCGCGTCTATGCTGGTAGAATCTTTAGGCAGCATGTGTTGGCGCGTGAGACCTCCATTTGGGTTGCTTTTTGTGGTGTTATGTAGATCGGCCTTCGAACTTCCAATTGATATTCTCATAGATTGGATAGAATGCTCGAAAGGCATTGATCCGAAGTAGACAATGGTTGAAGGCTATGAGGAACATCAGGAAGAATGCCAGGAGAGAGACACTATTAGGATGAATGTCGGAAAAAGGAAGGAGAAGTTTGGAGTCCACAAGAAAGTGGCTATGATATCCTTTTTTAGGGAGGTTGACACCTTCATGAGTCTTTCAAATATAGCATATTGGGACACTACTCTACTTAACAGCTTGAGCTTATGGATTTGAGCCTGACTATGCTATATTAGCACTCACACTTGTTAtatctttccaatgtgggactCAGGATTCGAACTCATGATATTTGTTCTAATACCATTTGTCACGACTTGGGAAAGCGCTAGTCACATGTATGCTATTACTTtaaaaagactagtcaagttgcaatGGGAGCTTCCTAGAATCACTTAAAGCCCAATCCCACTTGATAAGGAAGCAATATGGGACTTGGTACCTATGAGCTCTTTTATAATTCACCTACACCATGTGGGCAGTTCATATTCTTAATGTGGAACTAACTTTTTGGGGGTGTTATAATTTTCCCCACTCAAATCCTTGACGTCACTGCCATTTCATGAAGTGTTTCAATGTCATATGGTGTTACTAGGTTGCTCTTGTACCATCTAGAAATTCATAATAAATTATAGAATGGAAGAAAATGTGGTAGACGCAGTAAGAAAGGAGAGTCGAGATTTTGAGGCGGTTTGCCCTAGAGATCTACGTGCACCATTGGGAAGTGCCCTTTAGGGTTATATTTTGCTCTTATTGACTTGTATATATTTGCAATACAAATGACCAAATTTATAGGGGAAATGATGTAGGTGGAGTGAAATAAGAAAGGTAATCAAATCTTATTACAATCACTTTTTTAGGGTAATTCTCTAATATGGAAAATCACTCAAACCTAATATAGAagtcatatattctaacatttgtTAGGTTAAGTTATTGTGTGAAGGTGGTGGCCTAACATTTTGAATTAAGTATTTACATAAAGACTTCCCAGGCGCCAATGTTCAACATTCACAAATCTTGATTCAAGAAAACCCCCACACTACTTTTCCTGTGGGAGAATCACGTTAGATTGAAGCTCCCCTCTTGGTCTGAAGCAGCAACCctagaaacattttttttttaaatgaaaatttcattAAAGAAGCACAAGAGTTACAAAGCACTCCAGCTTAAACCAAGCTGGACCAAAAACTGCACCACACAGCCTACAACAAGCACTACAAACAACTATACAACTAAACTCAAACACATTACTTGAGTACAGTCAGAACTCAAGCCCCTCTTCTATCTAACTGTCCTTCATTATCTCTGCAGTATAACAGAACATACAAATCTGTAGAACAAActcccctccaaaaaaaaaaactgcatatGCAAATTTCAGTAACTAATCTGCATATACAAATCAACCACAACCAAACTCAGATTCCtataaatttttccttttttgttttagtaaaCTGATTCTTAGGGTTTAGGCTTGTATTAAATAGATCATGAGAAAATAGGTTTCAAGGGTATCTCAAGTTTATGCCCACAACTTTTGGTGCACACCTCAAGTGGAGGCAATCTTGAGAACTATTTCTCTAAATATTttataagggaaaaatgcaaaatcagtcattgtggtttacttACTTCACAATTAGCTCTccatggtatcaaaatgaactcaaaggtccctaaTGTACGCAAGAAATAATTTacttacagtcaaatttcgtccacTTAACATATGTTATTAGTGTGACATTGACTTAAATAGGAAACGCGTCACAATTTAGTGGTTTTGACGTGTCGCACTATTAGAATATGTTAAGCCAGTGGACGGAACTTGACTTTTAAACCTCAGggacttttgagttcattttgatatcacaaaGAACttattgcaaatcaggtaaaccacaatgactgactttgcatttttcccattttataATGTAGTAACTCATAAAAAATATGGCATTGAAGATTTCATGCCTCAAATAAATCTGATATAAATTCTCAATAAACAAGCATAAAAGTCACAAgttttcttgtgatttgtgtGTGCACTCTAAATCATTTGTAAAGGAAACACATGCTTTTTTCTCACCCGAAAaagttctcttttttctttctcagttTCACCACAACTGCTGTGTGGTCACCAAGGAATAGCCTTTATAtttccctcttcttctttgcCTTGTCTATGTACACAAAAGAAACTTAGTCCATATtcattaaaattattgtttttaacgttaacaaataactcaaaacacaacatttctaaaaacacaaaaacaattttcgCCTCTACATCACACAtgaacattttttcaaaccaaaaacaaaagacacctcccaaaacacattaacaagcATACCCTTTGTTTCCTTAGTCGGTCAACCAAACATGGTGGATCCCATATTATATTTAATACTTGTGTGCACTAAATGGATTGTTGATCTAAATCTCTGATCACCAAACATGGAAGAGGAGCATCTATTTCGCTTTGTTTGGAGAAACTTTGATTTTGTAAGTGCTGGTATTTGATTTTGGCATGTGCCAAGCAAACAAACAATTCTGCTCTATGTAATTTATCTGTCCTAATTTCCTGTTCACAACCTATGTTGAAATGGGGTTGGATAAATCTACAGGGCACGGAAGATGATGTTGTCAATTGGTTACATGGCAATGGGCTGTGGAAAATGGCTAGGGAACCATATGAGCCTTTATGGATTAAAGGAGGTGGGCACTGCAACTTGGAGCTTTACCCTGATTACATCCGCCATCTTTGCAGATTTATCCAAGAAATGGAGAATATAACCACAGAAATCCGCCTCAAAAAGATCCGGCCGAGTCTGCGTAGGCCCTCAGTTTCTAACAGGTGCTGCAGAATTAAAATATGTCGACCAAAATGCCCTGATTGTTCAAGACCTAGTTGTACTTGTATCAAATGTTCCTGGCGGCCCAAATGCCTAGAATGTGGTAAACCTTCCTGCCCAGAATGTTGTAGACTAAGCTGTCCAGAATGTTGGAGACCCAGCTGCATAAAATGTTGCTGGCGACCCAAATGGCCGAAATGTTTGAGACTGAGCTGCTGCCTGAAATGTTTGAGACCGAGCTGCTGCCTGAAATGTTCGAGACCGAGCTGCTGCCTGAAATGTTCGAGACCTAGCTGCTGCCTGAAATGTTTTAGCTGGCAATGTTGTGTGGGAACAAGAAGTGGGTTAAACAGAAAGGAGGATGGCTAATGCAATTATGTGCTTTGTATAGATTGCTGAACTTGCTAACAGCCCTCTAATCTTGTGTAGTAGTGTACCAAAAGGAGGAAGTAGTTGTTACTTGTTGGATACtcaaaagaaatttgtaatttaattattttattgatacTGGTGTATTCAAAAACTTTAATTTGATATGGGCTCTTTTAGAAAACATGCTGCTGGTAAACCTTAAGAAATTTTTAGACAGCTTATCTTGATTGTCAGAGTTGTTATTGGGTGTCCAAATCTATTAggttttaagtttttgggttaCAGTCTCTCTTAACTTGTGTGGCAATTGTGTACTCTCTAGGCATCTATTTCTGCCAATAAGTAAAATTGGTGTCGTTTTGGATCCTATAAATTTCCTATTTTCTCCATGTTGCAAAACGTAAATCATTTTCTcccttatttttgtcatttcatcgTTTGTTCCTCTCCACTCTCCTCTTTTCATTGCCCTATTTTCCATTATGCACCTTAAATCGCTTATTTTCGCTATTTGAACCATCTCTAAGGTTTTTGTCTGAATCCTCCGACATTTCAGGAGTGGAGGCGGTGCGAAAATGACCTCTGTTACAAGAAGAGTAAGAGATTTTCTGACTCTTCTAACCCCAATGGAGGTGGAATGCAAAGTCTCAATTCTCTCGACTTGGTGGAAGGCAATGCAGAAGCAACGTTTTGGTTATGGAGAAAATATTccgagagaaagaaaggaatatGACTTGAGATGTTCtgtttgatttgaaaaaatattttgcaaactcaaatcaaaataatcaaTGTTGTTGAGAAAAGTTTGATAATGAGAGTCTTAGTAATTGGTCTTAGAACTTTGCGTTTGTCTAATTACTAGTTGGGGGCAACCCACTAGATTCCTTTGGATGTATTAATATAAACATTGAGATTGCTTGGGCCTTAGGAAGTTGCCAATTGTAGCTTTTCAGTATGAACTCCAGTTAAatcaatgttttctttttccgtGATGAGCATGGACTCGTTGGGAAAACagatcatctcaatttcaaataaaatatagaaaaattgaCTAGGCAAAATGATGGGACAAAATTATCTAAATTTTTACAACTTTTTACGTAAATGGCAAGATTTGTTTCCGGAGCGTTGACGATGAAGAACAGGACTGAGATCCTTATAATTGGGGATCTCGGAAAATTCCTTGTGCCCGTTATAATTAGACAAAGGGATGTGAGAGGGTCCGGTAGAGCGTATTCCTACCTCACTTGACTGTAATTCTCCTACCCTTCCCCTTTGGATGGAGGATTACGGTGAATTCTCATATCCAAAAGTAGGAAGGTAGTTTGGTAGCCAACTTTATATCATGGTCTTAAAACAAGATTCTCTCTCTTGaaaaaacatttacaaaaatattcaaaattctCTCTTATTGCAGGTATTATgtaggaaatttaaaattaaatgtagCATTTATGACCACATGCCATATCATCATGTGGTGGATGTATGAGGGAATAgaatcctctccagttcaaataaactCGATgatatccaattaattatagtttAATCTCTAGGTCAATTAGACTTTGGGCATCATTTGTTAGGGAGTCCATTTAGGATCCACTTGCTTGAGAAGGTGCTTGTGCAACCCAAAATTTACAGACTCTCATAATTGTTAGCTAATTATTGGAAATCTCAATCTATAGTAAATATGTTGCTATGTcgtttaaaaatttataaataatgtaCAATATATACGCCTTTAGATgcaacaaaacaatatcatgGCTGTAAActaatcatcttcatttcacttccgaatttaactttttttatttgacataaTTCTAACAGGCCTTCAATTAACATTAGAGAGAATTCTATGGATTGAATTCTTGGACCATAAACTTCTCTACCCTGATATGGTACCACATATGAGTTAATGAGTTAGCAACTTGCTCCTGACTTTGAAAGTCATGCAGCTTCCTTTTCTTtgtagattattattattattattattaagacaTCATTCTATAAGATGGCTTGATTACCATTTGCTCACGTTGACTTGTGCATGGTTTGGTGTAGAACAGTCTGAAACAAGAGGCATACATAGAATCCTGAATCAATGATGGCTCCATTTCTAAAAGAAGGTAAAATGTGAAAGGTAGATAACTTCCAAAACCACTTATTTTGAATAATCAGAAAAAATGaaatctcataaaaaaaatatatataattattgttaaagatatatcatatttgaagaaaagattagggtttaagacctttttttgttttattctacAAAAGATCAAactaaattattgttattaagTGTATTGCAAAGTttactcaacaaaaaaaaaaaaaaaaagcctacaAAATTTACTTTTATGCAAAATTCATCCAAAATGACATGACAGTTCCGCCAGTGTCACATGGCATAACATGAATGAAAAAATTaactaacaaaatttgaaaaataaatttaattatttaatgtcTGACGTGCTAAGTGCTATGTGAACTATTACATCAATTTGTAAGGAATTTATAGTAACAACTCTCTTACGCTTTTGCTAATCACAGTCAATATATCTAATTTTTTCAAGAACATAACATGTGATAATCATTGATTGTGTATATAATTTTCTGATTAAAAACTTTTAGGGTggatatatatgcatgcatacaCATGAGAGGTATAGGTGGCTATGCTATTTCAAAGTTCACATCAATTACCATCAAGACAGGTGGTTCAATGGCCTTAAAGTaattttcaaatggttattagGTAAACACTAGAGCATAGATTCAACTCTTGTAATAAGAATTTTTAGAACTTGTAATTACTGCCGTCTGAaccctcaattttttaattaggaaaaaagaggaaaaaaaaaatgaatcacATCAATTGAACTCGATTGATGGACTCTTTCAAGTAACATACTTTTCTTTGTTACGTAGTGATTTGAAAAGAGTAAAGTAGACCAAGGGAGTTTCGCATTGATGACATTAATGATCGAGTAATGAAAATAACTAGTACACAAATAACACGTTAACAAGACTATTTGTAGGTCAGAAAACGTTATCATGTCCTCAtcagtttttcttttcaacCTATTCCCTTCACAttgtgcatttttattttatctatgaTGGCTTACGTATATatatcccacattttttttttctatgaccCCATTCAACATCATAAGCACAATTtccttttctgattttctttttttattttgaacttttaatCTAATAAGAGCCTCTTActtctcaaaatataattaaaaggTGGCTGAATAAGTTAATGTTTTTTGACCGCAACGTGTATGTTAATGGAGTTATTCATATTAGTGGTGGGCGCGCACCAATTTTTGACAGAGTTGAAAATGTCCTTTCTGACTTCTGCTTCGATCAAAGTTGAAAGCATCGGAAAACCTTTGACACCATATGACTTCATGAAATGTGATGTTAAGGGGAGAAGACCCTCACTATGCCCTTAATTGGTAATGGTAAGACGATTTAACTCTTTTTGAGATCCCTCACAAAAATCGCTAACAGTAACCGTCTTGACACCTCTATTGGTGAGATCCCTCATCTTGCAGGACAGGCTCATCTATTTGTTGCCCTAAAAGGTTGAGGTAAGGTGTC
This genomic interval from Corylus avellana chromosome ca3, CavTom2PMs-1.0 contains the following:
- the LOC132173332 gene encoding uncharacterized protein LOC132173332 isoform X2, yielding MLLTLASSMTSLCSSKSISELTSWDMTILAMELLRPSESNTYADIEAVYQCLETEYGVSQEDLILYGQSVGSGPTLHLAAKLPRLRGVVLHSAILSGLRVVCHVKFTFCFDIYKNINKIKKVKCPVLVIHGTEDDVVNWLHGNGLWKMAREPYEPLWIKGGGHCNLELYPDYIRHLCRFIQEMENITTEIRLKKIRPSLRRPSVSNRCCRIKICRPKCPDCSRPSCTCIKCSWRPKCLECGKPSCPECCRLSCPECWRPSCIKCCWRPKWPKCLRLSCCLKCLRPSCCLKCSRPSCCLKCSRPSCCLKCFSWQCCVGTRSGLNRKEDG
- the LOC132173332 gene encoding uncharacterized protein LOC132173332 isoform X3, which encodes MPSESNTYADIEAVYQCLETEYGVSQEDLILYGQSVGSGPTLHLAAKLPRLRGVVLHSAILSGLRVVCHVKFTFCFDIYKNINKIKKVKCPVLVIHGTEDDVVNWLHGNGLWKMAREPYEPLWIKGGGHCNLELYPDYIRHLCRFIQEMENITTEIRLKKIRPSLRRPSVSNRCCRIKICRPKCPDCSRPSCTCIKCSWRPKCLECGKPSCPECCRLSCPECWRPSCIKCCWRPKWPKCLRLSCCLKCLRPSCCLKCSRPSCCLKCSRPSCCLKCFSWQCCVGTRSGLNRKEDG